The Brasilonema sennae CENA114 genome includes a region encoding these proteins:
- a CDS encoding PhoH family protein — MAGALTIELPNLPSAIALAGEGEENLKTLAGQTGANIVLRGQELHISGTEKQVDLANRLVRSLEDLWSKGNNISSTDILTARQALDTHREGELLDLQRDIIAKTRKSEEVRAKTFRQRQYIEALRKRDLTFCTGPAGTGKTFLAVVVAVQALLANQFERLILTRPAVEAGERLGFLPGDLQQKVNPYLRPLYDAINEFIDPEKVPSLMERGVIEVAPLAYMRGRTLNNAFVIVDEAQNTTPAQIKMVLTRLGFRSRMVITGDITQTDLPANQQSGLTVAIQILKHVEGIAFCEFSQKDVVRHPLVQRIVAAYEQHEK, encoded by the coding sequence ATGGCAGGTGCCTTAACGATTGAACTGCCGAATCTTCCAAGTGCGATCGCACTAGCAGGAGAAGGGGAAGAAAATCTCAAAACTTTGGCAGGACAAACAGGAGCCAATATAGTTCTGCGGGGACAAGAACTGCATATTTCTGGCACCGAAAAGCAAGTTGACTTGGCAAATCGATTAGTGCGATCGCTTGAAGACCTTTGGAGCAAAGGCAACAATATTTCTAGTACAGATATATTAACAGCTCGCCAAGCCTTGGACACTCATCGTGAAGGGGAACTGCTAGATTTACAGCGCGATATCATTGCTAAAACGCGTAAAAGTGAGGAAGTCCGTGCCAAAACCTTCCGACAACGACAGTATATCGAAGCGCTACGCAAACGGGATTTAACTTTTTGTACAGGTCCAGCCGGTACAGGAAAGACTTTCCTTGCAGTCGTCGTTGCTGTACAAGCACTTCTGGCGAACCAATTTGAACGGCTCATTCTCACTCGTCCAGCTGTCGAAGCTGGCGAAAGACTTGGTTTTTTACCAGGAGACTTGCAGCAGAAAGTCAATCCCTATTTGCGTCCACTCTACGATGCGATCAATGAATTTATTGATCCAGAAAAAGTCCCGTCATTGATGGAAAGAGGCGTTATTGAAGTTGCTCCTTTAGCGTACATGCGGGGACGGACTCTTAACAACGCTTTTGTGATTGTTGATGAAGCTCAAAACACCACACCAGCTCAAATAAAAATGGTTTTGACTCGTTTGGGTTTCCGTTCCCGTATGGTGATTACAGGTGACATCACACAAACCGACTTACCAGCCAACCAACAATCTGGATTAACGGTAGCTATACAAATTCTAAAACACGTTGAAGGCATAGCCTTTTGCGAATTTTCTCAAAAAGATGTTGTCCGCCATCCTCTTGTTCAGCGTATAGTCGCTGCATACGAACAACATGAAAAATAG
- a CDS encoding ChuX/HutX family heme-like substrate-binding protein, translating to MTKTLKEFLEACETLGTLRLIVTSSAAVLEARGRVEKLFYAELPKGKYANMHNEGFEFHLNMDKITQVKFETGEAKRGNFTTYAIRFLDDKQEPALSLFLQWGKPGEYERGQVEAWQTLREQYGELWEPAPAVI from the coding sequence ATGACTAAAACACTAAAAGAATTTTTGGAAGCTTGCGAAACTCTGGGAACACTACGTCTGATTGTCACAAGCAGCGCCGCTGTTTTGGAAGCACGCGGTAGAGTGGAAAAGCTGTTTTATGCAGAACTCCCAAAAGGTAAGTACGCCAACATGCACAACGAAGGTTTTGAATTTCACTTGAATATGGATAAAATTACGCAGGTGAAATTTGAAACCGGTGAAGCCAAGCGAGGTAACTTTACCACCTATGCCATTCGGTTTTTGGATGACAAACAAGAGCCAGCTTTAAGTTTGTTTCTACAATGGGGTAAACCAGGAGAATACGAACGTGGACAAGTAGAGGCTTGGCAGACTTTACGGGAGCAATATGGAGAACTCTGGGAACCTGCACCAGCAGTGATTTGA
- a CDS encoding roadblock/LC7 domain-containing protein has protein sequence MIATPVKSTKTPSLTMERVMIYVSMLQDELQNFVSSSTGVQGAILLSPDGLALASVLPTGMDEGRTAAMSASMLSLGEQIGRELARGNIDRIFVEGEKGYGVLVSCGDAILLVLANASIKQGLLFLEIKRAVVKIRSLMG, from the coding sequence ATAATAGCCACACCTGTAAAAAGTACTAAAACACCCTCACTCACAATGGAAAGAGTTATGATTTACGTTTCCATGCTACAAGACGAACTGCAAAACTTTGTCTCAAGCAGCACTGGGGTTCAGGGTGCAATATTGTTAAGCCCTGATGGCTTAGCTTTGGCTTCTGTATTACCTACAGGAATGGATGAAGGGCGTACTGCTGCCATGTCTGCATCTATGCTCTCGTTAGGCGAACAAATAGGACGCGAACTTGCTCGCGGAAATATTGACCGTATCTTCGTTGAAGGTGAGAAAGGCTATGGCGTGTTGGTTAGCTGTGGTGATGCAATTTTATTGGTTCTCGCTAATGCCTCTATTAAGCAAGGCTTATTATTTCTAGAAATTAAACGGGCTGTTGTTAAAATAAGATCCCTAATGGGTTAA
- a CDS encoding hydrocarbon-binding protein: MERGVELTDEDKAVLKSEAKLRPTLGDFNSIVCFKSAVIGIEKTLGEKAAAIALTTAGRHRGKDLAQELCFSGSSCSFDDIGYKLETALGKDGTCLCIINNIIREDDVIHVYTSETFCSAGEPQGSERQCTYTLGVVWGFIEQVLGKRLQGKHTESVLRGGDYDVFKFTFL, from the coding sequence ATGGAAAGAGGTGTTGAGCTGACAGATGAGGACAAAGCTGTACTAAAATCTGAGGCAAAGCTACGTCCAACCCTTGGAGATTTCAATAGTATTGTCTGTTTTAAGTCGGCAGTTATCGGAATAGAAAAAACTTTGGGTGAAAAGGCAGCTGCGATCGCCTTAACTACAGCTGGGCGTCATCGCGGCAAAGATCTTGCACAAGAATTATGTTTCTCAGGATCATCCTGCTCTTTTGACGATATTGGCTACAAACTCGAAACAGCTTTAGGTAAAGACGGAACTTGCTTGTGCATCATTAATAACATCATAAGAGAAGACGATGTTATTCATGTTTACACTTCAGAAACCTTTTGTTCAGCGGGCGAGCCTCAAGGTTCCGAGCGTCAATGTACTTACACGCTCGGTGTTGTTTGGGGATTTATAGAGCAAGTTCTCGGTAAGCGCTTGCAAGGTAAACACACGGAATCAGTGCTTCGTGGTGGTGATTACGATGTGTTTAAGTTTACTTTTTTATGA
- a CDS encoding DUF4388 domain-containing protein: MIFTGNLAEFPLPSIFQLLEQGNNTGLLTIRTLAADVTAFKPVYYIWLYQGRIVAAADRLDEKGLLSMIAQRGWVSQDVALRMAQICRANTPIGLCLKFQGLLQAEQLKLLFRIQVVEQVSVLFELKDGQFEFDAEADLPDSEMTGISIPATEITLIGLRLLQDWSVLAQQLPELSLILSNKNITQPTLQLDSLELQVWQLANGTISLGEIANQLELAVEKVQQIAFRLLRSDLVEEVFLTSASRNEVTQTTFVAENLLGSIVDSSRQIDNTQPLNHIVAQTTPVAENLPESIVDSSRQIDNTQPLSDIVTQTTSVAENLPESVVDSSSQTNVFQSFLKKLGRWLRLIRSFFQGLFSFDRSKT, encoded by the coding sequence ATGATATTTACTGGTAATTTAGCAGAATTTCCCTTGCCAAGTATTTTTCAATTGCTAGAGCAAGGAAACAACACAGGATTACTCACAATTCGTACCTTAGCTGCTGATGTAACTGCTTTTAAGCCTGTTTATTACATCTGGCTGTATCAAGGTCGGATTGTCGCTGCTGCTGATCGTCTAGATGAAAAAGGCTTGCTTTCAATGATCGCTCAACGGGGCTGGGTAAGCCAGGACGTTGCTTTAAGAATGGCTCAGATCTGTCGGGCTAACACGCCGATAGGTTTATGCCTCAAGTTCCAAGGACTACTGCAAGCCGAACAACTGAAACTACTATTTCGTATCCAAGTTGTGGAACAAGTGTCTGTTTTGTTTGAACTCAAAGATGGTCAGTTTGAATTTGACGCTGAAGCTGATTTACCCGACTCAGAGATGACAGGCATAAGTATACCAGCAACTGAGATTACACTTATCGGTTTGCGATTGCTGCAAGATTGGAGTGTATTAGCCCAACAACTGCCTGAGTTAAGTCTAATCCTGTCAAATAAGAATATTACTCAGCCGACATTACAGTTAGACTCTCTGGAATTGCAAGTTTGGCAGTTGGCGAATGGCACTATTTCCTTGGGGGAAATTGCTAATCAACTTGAGCTTGCTGTAGAAAAAGTACAGCAAATTGCCTTTCGACTCCTAAGAAGTGATTTAGTAGAAGAAGTTTTCCTAACTAGTGCTTCAAGGAACGAAGTCACACAAACGACTTTTGTAGCAGAAAATTTACTCGGGTCAATTGTGGACTCTTCCAGGCAAATTGACAACACGCAGCCGTTAAATCACATAGTAGCACAAACGACTCCTGTAGCAGAAAATTTACCAGAGTCAATTGTGGACTCTTCCAGGCAAATTGATAACACGCAGCCGTTAAGTGACATAGTAACACAAACGACTTCTGTAGCAGAAAATTTACCAGAGTCAGTAGTAGACTCTTCGAGCCAAACAAACGTCTTTCAGTCGTTTCTCAAAAAGTTAGGTCGTTGGCTGCGTCTGATTCGGTCGTTTTTCCAAGGATTATTTAGTTTTGATCGAAGCAAAACTTAG
- a CDS encoding roadblock/LC7 domain-containing protein, with translation MAINTAKLSSILQNFVTATSDVQGAVLVSPDGLTLSSSLPGGMDEERVSAMAAAMISLGERIGSELSRGNIERIYVEGDKGFGILNGCGEDAVLLVLASDSAKQGLLLLEIKRVLTELRKAMMY, from the coding sequence ATGGCAATTAACACAGCAAAACTTAGCAGCATTCTGCAAAATTTTGTCACCGCAACAAGTGATGTCCAAGGTGCAGTGCTTGTTTCTCCAGATGGTCTAACTTTGTCGTCAAGCTTACCAGGCGGGATGGACGAAGAGCGGGTATCAGCAATGGCTGCGGCAATGATATCTCTTGGTGAGCGCATTGGGAGTGAGTTAAGCAGAGGCAATATAGAGCGGATTTATGTTGAAGGTGACAAGGGTTTTGGAATTCTCAATGGCTGCGGCGAGGACGCTGTACTACTAGTTTTAGCAAGTGATAGTGCCAAACAGGGATTGCTCTTGCTAGAAATCAAGCGTGTTCTTACAGAATTGAGGAAGGCTATGATGTACTAA
- a CDS encoding GTP-binding protein, which yields MEILRIVVTGGMGAGKTTLIRTISDIEVVDTEQKATDEVGLLKKTTTVALDFGRLTIGLNQSLHLYGTPGQSRFDYMWEILIAKAHAYILLVAAHRPQHFRYGRKQLNFMNQRVQIPYVIGLTHTDCPDAWEAQDVAIALGLDDEKTRPPIITVNATESTSVKQALIALVEEFANYYHNTTG from the coding sequence ATGGAAATCCTACGTATAGTAGTGACGGGAGGTATGGGTGCGGGGAAGACGACCTTGATTCGCACAATCAGTGATATAGAGGTGGTAGACACTGAACAAAAAGCGACAGATGAAGTTGGACTACTGAAGAAAACGACCACAGTCGCTTTGGATTTTGGGCGGCTGACTATAGGACTGAATCAATCACTACACCTGTATGGCACACCAGGACAAAGTAGATTTGACTATATGTGGGAGATTTTGATTGCAAAAGCCCACGCTTACATTTTGCTAGTAGCAGCTCACCGTCCGCAGCATTTCCGTTATGGTCGCAAGCAACTCAACTTTATGAATCAACGGGTGCAAATTCCTTATGTGATTGGGCTGACTCATACTGATTGCCCGGATGCATGGGAAGCCCAAGATGTGGCGATCGCCTTGGGATTGGATGATGAGAAAACTCGACCACCAATAATTACAGTCAATGCTACCGAGTCCACTTCGGTCAAACAAGCTTTGATTGCACTCGTCGAAGAATTTGCCAATTACTACCACAATACCACTGGATAG
- a CDS encoding ArnT family glycosyltransferase, translated as MLYKLQFLRPTKITISILRGFPHILLLIWLLPLLLFGSGQSSLMAHDEGLYAWRSRLMIDTGDWIHPWTTPHHKTPGPYWLIASSYTLFGINEASVRLPSMIAGVLSVLLLYEIGKILIGKKIAWLAAAILSVEFLWLQYSRLGTPDVPVIFLVLLAIWSLLKAELHPKYRFTWCFLAGFNFGLGFLVRSFMIFVPIIALLPYLIWEHRRHRHLTNPMLYFGFVVGLIPTFIWLWLSWLRYGSGSLGQLIYFVLKLGSSERIHNGLGFYFWDIPIKAFPWGFFSFLGLFLLIRRPIPRYQLVLVGYPLTLFAELSLFSTRLSHYSLLLYPFIALLAAVGLNWLSAGIRREEGRKGERDRGKDIFPHSYTATLPHCNTPSSPVPSSSLLRNLSYGFGMFGVLLLVVGMVAFVWGETALREGSQSVAEPVLKTGFPSQASGVGVPKAAFGGKRRNITCRPVVGPGVFPPQATANPKGDAQVHKYAIVALVSGASWLILPLVWIGPYQLGKKFLTSGYWLASWLVPMWISLAAASCSGFIGDYNPDVKALIQQPAIAQVLHSSVINFVDIRGKSDVLLKFYTPHHGKRVQQVSQLPALSYAWVSSKQMANLSQRYRVLGTVQDVSLIEVINQF; from the coding sequence ATGTTATATAAACTGCAATTTCTTCGTCCAACCAAGATAACCATCAGTATTTTACGTGGTTTTCCCCACATTTTATTGTTAATTTGGTTACTCCCCTTATTACTGTTTGGTTCTGGACAGAGTAGCCTGATGGCTCATGATGAAGGGCTTTACGCTTGGCGATCGCGCCTAATGATAGACACTGGTGATTGGATACATCCTTGGACAACTCCCCACCATAAAACTCCTGGTCCCTATTGGTTAATCGCCAGTAGTTACACATTGTTTGGCATTAATGAAGCGAGTGTGCGCTTGCCAAGTATGATTGCTGGTGTGCTGAGCGTACTACTTCTGTATGAAATAGGCAAAATCCTGATTGGGAAAAAAATTGCTTGGCTTGCGGCTGCAATTTTGAGTGTAGAATTTCTCTGGCTGCAATACAGTCGTTTAGGCACACCAGATGTGCCTGTGATTTTCCTAGTTCTTTTAGCGATTTGGTCTTTATTAAAAGCTGAATTACACCCAAAATATCGCTTTACTTGGTGCTTTCTAGCTGGTTTTAATTTTGGCTTGGGCTTTTTAGTCAGAAGTTTTATGATTTTTGTCCCAATCATAGCTTTGTTACCTTATCTCATATGGGAGCATCGCCGTCATCGTCATCTTACAAACCCGATGTTGTATTTCGGGTTTGTGGTAGGGTTAATTCCCACCTTTATCTGGCTATGGCTGAGTTGGTTGCGATACGGTAGTGGTAGTTTAGGACAATTAATTTACTTTGTTCTCAAATTAGGATCTAGTGAACGCATACACAATGGGTTAGGGTTTTATTTCTGGGATATACCCATAAAAGCGTTTCCTTGGGGTTTTTTCAGTTTTTTAGGGTTATTTTTGCTCATTCGTCGTCCGATTCCTCGCTATCAACTAGTATTGGTTGGTTATCCCCTCACTTTGTTCGCTGAACTAAGTCTTTTTTCCACCCGTTTATCCCATTACAGTCTTTTGCTGTATCCATTTATCGCTTTGCTTGCTGCTGTAGGGTTAAATTGGCTGAGTGCAGGGATCAGGAGGGAGGAAGGGAGAAAAGGAGAGAGGGACAGAGGAAAGGATATTTTCCCACACTCGTATACTGCCACACTGCCACACTGCAACACTCCCTCATCCCCAGTTCCCTCCTCTTCGCTTCTTCGCAATCTGAGTTATGGCTTTGGTATGTTCGGTGTTTTGCTGTTAGTGGTGGGAATGGTTGCTTTTGTTTGGGGTGAGACAGCGCTGCGGGAGGGGAGCCAGTCCGTTGCGGAGCCAGTGCTGAAGACGGGTTTCCCGTCGCAGGCATCTGGCGTTGGGGTTCCCAAGGCAGCTTTTGGGGGGAAGCGGAGGAACATAACGTGCCGCCCCGTTGTAGGACCTGGCGTTTTCCCTCCGCAGGCGACTGCGAACCCGAAGGGTGATGCACAAGTCCATAAGTACGCGATCGTGGCATTGGTATCAGGAGCCAGTTGGTTAATATTACCTTTAGTGTGGATTGGTCCTTACCAATTGGGCAAAAAGTTTCTGACTTCTGGTTACTGGTTAGCGAGTTGGTTAGTTCCTATGTGGATATCTTTGGCTGCTGCTAGTTGTAGTGGCTTTATCGGCGACTACAATCCTGATGTCAAAGCTTTGATCCAACAGCCTGCGATCGCTCAAGTTTTACACTCATCTGTTATTAATTTTGTAGACATACGAGGCAAATCTGACGTATTACTCAAATTTTATACTCCTCATCACGGCAAGCGAGTACAGCAAGTTTCGCAACTTCCAGCCTTAAGCTATGCTTGGGTTTCTAGCAAACAAATGGCTAATTTATCTCAGCGTTATCGAGTTCTTGGTACTGTGCAAGATGTCAGTTTAATAGAAGTTATCAATCAATTTTGA
- a CDS encoding class I SAM-dependent methyltransferase → MALKPEERTKQDSTDDKLFYEHPRFVTHVDDGFIQQLTDLYRERLKPNTRILDMMSSWVSHLPEEISFAHVEGHGLNAEELARNPRFNHYFVQNLNENPQLPLEDQSFDAVLNCVSVQYLQYPEAIFSEIHRILKPRGVAIFSFSNRMFFQKAIQAWREGTEASRVELVKSYFSALPGLTPPEVIARRSSLPNLLQWMGVAGGDPFYAVIAYRSS, encoded by the coding sequence ATGGCGCTTAAACCAGAGGAACGCACTAAGCAAGACAGTACAGACGACAAGCTATTTTATGAACATCCGCGCTTCGTCACTCATGTAGACGATGGCTTTATCCAACAGCTAACGGATTTATATCGCGAGCGCCTCAAACCCAACACTCGTATCTTGGACATGATGAGCAGTTGGGTGTCGCATCTGCCAGAAGAGATATCTTTTGCCCATGTTGAAGGACACGGACTCAACGCAGAGGAACTTGCACGAAATCCTCGGTTCAATCATTATTTTGTCCAAAATCTCAACGAAAATCCTCAACTACCTCTGGAAGACCAAAGTTTTGATGCCGTTCTTAACTGCGTTTCAGTACAGTATTTGCAATATCCAGAAGCGATCTTTTCAGAAATTCACCGCATCCTCAAACCTCGTGGTGTGGCAATTTTCAGCTTTTCCAATCGGATGTTTTTTCAAAAAGCGATTCAAGCATGGCGAGAGGGTACAGAAGCCAGTAGAGTGGAATTGGTAAAAAGCTATTTCTCTGCACTTCCAGGACTTACGCCTCCAGAAGTAATTGCTCGTCGCTCATCCCTTCCTAATTTATTACAGTGGATGGGTGTCGCAGGAGGCGATCCGTTTTATGCTGTTATTGCTTACCGTAGTTCTTAG
- a CDS encoding AMIN domain-containing protein: MRLVFTSKSNSFIVDIPNAQLCLPSGEPFTFRSEKPIADITEISITNFDAKTIRVSVIDEASAPIVELFDSPNEGLIFSVASTASLAQQGQQPQTQSPTQQQQTKHNQLNHYLLVMNQLN; encoded by the coding sequence GTTTTTACCTCAAAAAGTAATAGCTTTATCGTTGATATTCCCAATGCTCAACTGTGCTTACCGTCGGGTGAGCCATTCACATTCCGTTCAGAGAAACCAATTGCGGATATTACTGAGATAAGCATAACGAACTTTGACGCCAAGACTATCCGGGTAAGTGTGATAGATGAAGCGAGTGCACCAATAGTCGAGTTGTTTGATAGTCCTAATGAGGGTCTTATCTTCTCTGTTGCAAGTACTGCATCCTTAGCACAACAGGGGCAGCAACCTCAAACACAATCACCTACACAGCAACAGCAAACCAAACATAACCAACTCAACCATTATCTTCTGGTGATGAACCAATTGAACTAG